The Neodiprion lecontei isolate iyNeoLeco1 chromosome 6, iyNeoLeco1.1, whole genome shotgun sequence sequence TTTCTTGGAACGgctttttgattattttttgtattttgctATCTCGATCGTTTCATCAGTGGCTCGATATTAACGTGACATGTATAAAACGCGTGTCgattcgcgatgaaaaattgacgtcATGGAATAGTTGCGCGTTATGCCGTGAAATCTATCAAATTCCATCCTGGCATTTAGTTGCTCTAGGAATTCTGTTAGATCACCTTAGCCTGTTTCAAGATCGGTATCGCGCATCGACCGATGCGAACTTTCTTCACGGCATATAACATCGCGTCCTTGCCTGGATTTTTCGTGTTCGTAACATATGCTGCGGCCTATCgtttaatttaaattgaaGGATATATTACGTGAATATCCTTTTGATCGGACATAAAACCAACTTGCCGGAATATTTGTATATGAATATAGATGTCAATTTTTCATGTCTGCGTAATTCATGGCAACGTTCGATAAAAACTGTATTTTGAATaaagtgaatttgaattttcaggaATCACAAGAATCAGAGGTGACGGCACTGCAGTCGAGGTGAATGAGAATTTCTAATTAATCGTTCATCGCCTCCCTTAGACTTAGCCTAATCAGACTCTTATCTTGCCACATTTTGAAAGAAAGTCTTACGCAGATTATCTCTCGCATCTTACAGTAGTTAGAGCGAGACGAAATCTACGCCATTACGAAACGCATTCGGTGTGTTGAGCTCATTCAGTGTTTGCTAGTCAAGTCTCAAGAATTTCCGGACAACGATAGCCAAATGGTTCGTGATTCTCGGGATCATTTGGCGAATCACTAGCAAGGAAAAACGAGGAGCAATTTTACCGATAGATTGTACCCTCTTCGTAAATATCTGGTTTCGCGTTAAAATTATCTCTAAGACCGTGATATTAATTTTCGGCCCACAGAGGGGCGGGATTGaagttttgaatttgaaaacttccgaaagcgcctaattttgaattatgtggtggtgaaacttgaagtaaagaaatcaaattttcacgaacaacaatgtttcgaatggtcggaaacccATGGCtcaaaagttccgaaatgcaagcTTCCGAAAATTCACGTTACGATAAACCAAAGTTCCGGAAAGTAAAGTTCCGATAtagcaaaattccgaaaattaaaatattctcacacagcatatcgaaaatccaatatacagaaagatcaaagtgctGCAGTTTCTCCAagtcagaaattcaaaaaaactgAAAGTCTTTGATCTTTCAGAATTTTgatgtttcatatttttaaattttcgcactttcggaacttctttgacttgtcggagtTGTGCCCATTCGGCAGAATTTTACCTTtacggaactttgagcgtcgtGTTTCGGACCATTTGAATCTTTGatatttcgtaaaagtttcatttttttacttcaagtttcgccgccAAAGAATTCGGAATTTAGCGCTTCCGGAACTttttaaattcggaatttcagcCTCGCccctcaccccccccccccttacaGATCGCCGCACCATTTATGaataatacatttattttcttgcaaatCATTCCGCAGATGAAAGTGAGAATGGCAGCAGTTTGTACCAGGCGGGCCGAGTCAATGTTTCACCCATTTCCTTTTCCTCTCGAGCGATCAAACCGCTGCTCCGATTTGTATGAAGTGAACGCATTTCGCATTTCGCTGCTCGCGAGCCTCGGGCTATGCGCAAAAGCTGGATCTCAACCGTAGTTTAATCGGTTGACATTCACGGAGGCGAGTCATGCCGGGTAATTCATTTGCATTCACTTCACTTCCCGAAGCGCTAAACTTTGACTCACCTTCAATGAACGACAAgcaatatgaaaattaattgtgaTTATTCAGGACTGTATATGgtacgaataatatttataattagaaAATCGGTAACTTGTTGCAAAGCGATTATAATTACATTTCTCTCATTAACAATGACTTTcgcagaaaaaatttcacccgtCGAATCGACTCttctgaattttattaaatatccgaaagaattgtttttaaccaaggttataataattttatcgagTTGTTACAACTGGACTTTCTATATAACATCATACAGATACGATCGTTCTGTTCTCATTGTAAATCTCGGCGATGTATCGTACATTCTTATTACATACATTTACGTAACGCTCTGCATTTCTTTGATCTCGATTATTATAGTTTGAGCTGCATGCGCAGAGTTTTAACACTTAGATATAGTTACGTATATACGTCATTCTTACGCGGCTCTACCTGCACACAAAATGACGATTTAAATTCGTTCAAGGAGTTCCTTATAGGCCGAGGGAGTTTAAAATCGCGTAACATCAGTTTCGGCTGCGACAAATAAAATACGACAAagttaataaaaagaaatagacaacaattttatttataaaaataaatacaagttTTGTATTTACAACTCCACTAGCGAAGGAATTTGTGCgttaaaaaatacgtgtcgcaAAATGTAGAATTACCAATCAAACACgcttatacttatattatcgtattctatacatatataataaacatacaatgcataaataaaaacattctCATTAAAACTCAACAACTGCTTTTCTACcaataggtataggtatataaaaatatccgAATATTaagcaataaaaaacaacaaaaacatATGTACACGTACACGCTAGGCGAACTTATTTCCAAATTTGAGCTGGTTTCGCCTGTGCGTAAGACGGTGCATAGCTCCACGGGTAAGTGGGAAGCGCCGGTTTTTGTACCTGATACGGTAAATTGGGATAATAATAAACGGGATAAACATTCTTGACAGGCTTATAAAGCAACGGGTTGAAGACGCCCGGTTGAATCCCGTAACTCGGATGAGCTGCCACTGGCGCTGTGTGAACCGGAGCGACTGCAGGCAAAACCGGATGTACGGGGGAAGCGACCGGCTGCAGGGGCTGATTCAAGATGGGATGAAACTGCTGGACGCCGTGGAGAGTCGTGGAAATCGGATGAAGAGGTGCGATCGGTTGCACAGGATGAACCGGCTGCAGCGGATGAACCGGATGAACGGGCTGAACCGGAAGGGCGGCTGGCCGAGTGACGAAACTCGGTGACGAAGGGAGCGCCACTGGCTGAGGGGGATGATGCGACGATCCCGGAGTCTGGGGCTGCTGAGCCGCGTTTGGGTCCTGGGGGATCGGCAAGCCGAAGTGGGTCGGGGATGATTCGGCCGGCTGAACAGGCGCCGGGACGAATCCCGAGCCGACGGTGCCGTAGCTCGGCAAAGCCCCGACGAAACCGGGACTGCCGATCAGGGAAGGCACGAAACCCCCGTACTGCGGAAAATTCGGGTTTGATGCGGGGGGCGCGGACGGTGCAGGAACCGAGGAGCCAGACTGGGAACTTCCGGCGGGACTTTGGGACGGGGGGATCGGGGAAGCGGTCGTGGTCGtggtcgtcgtcgtcgtcgtcggggTCTGCTGGGTGGTCAGGCCGTAACCTAGAGTGAAAGTGGGACTGGTGCTGGTGCCGGGAACGAAGGGCGCCTGACCGAAGGCCGTGTTTGCGGGGCCGAAACTACCCCCGGGATTCGCGTTCTGGCCTCCGTTGTTGTACTTCTGCTGATTCTGCAGTTGCGAGCTTATCGCGGCCAGCAGCTTCTGGTTCTCTATGTAGTTGCCGTGGCTCTGGGCGTACTGACCGATCAGCTCGGCACTCGCGGCGTTCTGCGATTGGCTCTGACTCAGCAACGTCTGGAGCTCGGCTATCAACCTGTCCTTTTCCTTCGACTGGATCTGCTCCAGCGACTCCTCCGGGCCAAGGGTGCCCGATGCGTAGGAGGGCAACGACCCCTGGAACCTTTGCGCCGACTGGACATTCCGAAACTGCTGATTCTGGAACTGGTTGTTGTGTTCTAAGGAGGGACCCGTCACCCCCTGAATCTGGTTGCTTCCGCCGGAGAAGTCTTCGTTGTTTGGAGCGAAGTTTTGGTCCGTTGCTGGCGCCCCGTAGAGCTGGGATATGGCCTGGGCATTTTGGGAGAGAAAATTTGCCGCGTCGGAAATTACACCTTGGTTTGAACTCTGGTCCTGAAAGCTTGCGGTCTGATCCTGCTGCTGAAAATTTACGCTCTGTATCTGATGCTGGAACGATTGTTGACCAGCCTGGAATTTACTCGGTGTCGAATACGTCGGCAGCTCCTGATTCTGTGGTGGGAGGTAGAGGGCCGTGTTCGAACCGAAAGGTTGATCATTTTGACTGGCTATCGGGTTGGGCGGGACGAAGTCGACGTGCCTTACAGGACTGGGAACCCTCTGGCTGAAGAATCCGTTGCTCTGCTGTGCAAACTGACCCGAGGAATACTGGTTCTGCTGGTTTTGCTGGTTTTGCTGACCGCTGAACTGACCTTGTTGAGGCCTCAAGTGGTTCTGATGACCGCCAAAACTGCCACTCTGTGGACCCGAGTACTGTATGCTTGGTCTCCGGACAGGTTCACTTTGAACCGGTGTTCCGTAGCTTGTAAAGGGTCGCTGACTCTGGCTGGGGTATCTGGACACAATTTTGGCTCTGTAACCATTTGAGCCTTGCCGGTAACCGTGACCGTTGAATCGTTGACCAGCCGTGAGCCGGTCCGGTCTGTTGTACACGTAACCAGAGTCTCTTTTTCTTTGCGATTCGGAGATCTTTACGTCTGACTCGTCGCTCACTTCACCCAGATCCACGACTTCCAATTTAGTCACGTCCGACGACTTGCTTTCCTCTGCGAATGTGCAAGCCAGACTAAGAGTCAATGCGATGAATATCTAGGAAGGAATAGAAACATTTGTTAATTATGGTAACACTTTTGACTTGATACTTTAATTGAATAAAGCGCGATAGCTCTGATTGAGACTCAACATTCTGAGCCGAGAGAAGCGGAAAGAGGTAGTGACATAGTGTTTGATTTTGAAAGGTTTTTCACAGTTGTTGGGCTTGTTTTAGTGCCAAAACTTACCGATAGCAGATTCATGGTTCCGCGATGTAATATCCAATCGACACTTGACACTAGCACCAGTAACGGAACCGGTAAATagtttgcgttttttttttttttaaagttccGGTATTTAATTGGGACACTCGGATACTATTGGTGCGGTATTGCACCAATAATTATCAGTTAGAGGGTGGACGGACGGAGGTCGACTAAGGACACTGCCATACCTGCACATGTATAAATACAGTCGGCCACGACCGTCCACGAATTACAATAGACTTTCTTGCCTGCTTTCATCGCTTGTACTTAGGCAATACTGTTACGGATTGTATGTGTTACACATATCGAAATGTAATATTACATTTTAGAGATAGCCGAAGACTGGACGCCGTTTGACGCGGGTGTCGAAACTTCATCCTCTCTCCCAAAGGGCCGCGAAATTCGACCGGTCTCTCATCATCTTATACAATTCCAGTTTGAAAACGAAATCGCTCGAGCCGATAATCTCTAACATCCATTGGCATACTTTTGAGGTCGCACGTGACCGGAAACAGGTGCTATAGTCGATAGAATTCTCACTTTTATTCGACTGCGTTGCAGGGACCATTTTTGCTAGCTTAAATCTCTCCCAAAATCACTAAAGCGCAACTGTGACGAGGGTTTTATTTTACGGTGAAGATGGAATTTGGTAAGGTAAAATGTccttttataaaatattccgCATTGGTTCAGTTCTTGGATACAGACCGTTTTGTCATCAAGTCTTACTTGGAATACCTGTGATTGCCGAGTATGAGATGATACATTCATCTTTAGAAATCACCTCGGTCACCAAAAGAGTTTTATTACACGCAGCTGATGATATCTGAATAAGAGAGCTGCCATACATTTATGGGTAAGGTGAGAATGTTTCGTGTGAAGATTAAACACTCGAGATTAAAGTTGTACTGCAAAATGTGGTCAGAATTGTCTGACATAAATTTGAATGTTAGATTTGCCCAAATATACAAGTCGCTATCGTAATGCGGAGTAgtggagaataaaaatgaagcgAGTGGAATGGAAAATCCAGAGTGTTCGGAGTCTAGGACGTTATTGATTGATTTGGGTCGTGCCGATCTTGTGGGATCGTCGCGTGGTCGTTGACTAATTCGAGTCACGCGCGAATTGAGTGCGTCTTGTCAGTGAAAGTCTTTAGCTGCACGAGTCTCATACGTCTTGAAGAATACGGAATCAGGAATAACTCACATGGGAATTATTCGCGTTGCGTAAGCACGTGACAATTGTTCAcggttataaaattttcgaattacgTGGAAAGCGAAGGACTGCGCGGAATTTGCAATCGGTATGAATTACGCACCTATCTTTGTTACGTTGCAAATTCAAAGGAGCGCGAGTGCAATGTCTGCTTCTGCAAATATAGGTGAGTGTTGATACACGGCGTAGAAACACGTCGCTTCTGTAAGCACGTATCGGGGAGTGGTCGTCTAGTGTcactatacatatagatatccGTGGATCCTTCATGGGTTCAACACGAACGTATGACGAACCGAACGAGCTCGATTTGCGAAGAGGACTAGATCGAAGTGTGTAATGAAATTGTTCTGCAGATCAATATTGTTTATCGCAGCTCCAATAAAGGCACCGttttaaaataaagaataccTGTTTTTGCGCGGTGCAAAAAAGCTTCTAACAAGGTTACTCTTACCTGAGGTAGGTACTGAGAAAACATCGTTGACGATTGACGATTTATTGGGAAATCAGCAAAAATCTTATTGACGATTATTTAGatcgtttttttcttattcccgCAAACAAACGGTCGCTTCATCTTTTCACTATTTTACTCTCACTGCAGTACTGTCACCGGCTTTTTCGTCATGCAGCGAAAGAAATCAGCAGGCAAGAAAGCATGGAATTGAGATACCATGACTTTGGTTGAGGAACGAAGGATAGTCGGGAAAATTTGATACTTGATTATATAAGTCGGGTGtagaaaaaatgaagtaattgaaaaaaaagaagcaatagaaactggaaaaattgGGCAGGCTATTAGATTTTCGGATGTCACAAAAATTTCCGTGTATCTAGTGAATTCCTGTAACACCGTATCAAACTTGGAACAGACTTGTATAGATTACTACGGGTACCACTTGCAAAGTTGAATAGTGACGAGCGTAAACCTGATCCGAGACGAGAGAAACGATCGTAGTATCCAGTAGGAGAAAGGGAAGGACTAATATGCGATAATTTATTCTAACATCAATCGTTTCGTTTCACAGAGAGTTTGATGAGACCATTCGGTCTTGTAGAACAAGGGCGATGGTTTTATTGTCTAGTTTACATTATGTATAGCAATCATCCTGGCTTTCAATCTCGGGAGGTAATAGGTATAAGCGGTGCACGTTctgtaattgaaaatcattcgagCGAAGCAGTTTATGAACTGAAAATGAGCAGGTGCATGCGGTGCAGTAGAGTTTGTAGTCGAAGAATGTAATCAAATCGTCGACATCGAAAGTGGATTATTAGGATGCGGTCGCTAGGACCATACACGAGCATAAACATAATTAGTCTCAAGATTTTGGAATGcatgtttgttttatttatattttacaatataataCATAGTAAAATAATCGTTAACAATTTCTGAAATACAATTTCGTTTACACAGGTAGAATGGTCGTTGCGGTTCAATCTGATCAAGATGTTGTAACATGGTTTTCATATTTCCTGTATCAGCCCGCCTTCCGATGTATCTTAAGGCTTATTATAAAAATCATTCGGCACTTCGATCGTGGGAAGAAAAGGAGGAGAAAAGAACAAGGTATCATAGCTGCAGTAGGTTGAACACGTCGCGATTGTAAAATGTTCGCGTCCTGGTTTTCTTCGAAATTACGAAACTGTCaacgattaattgaaattcataTCATTGTTCACGCGGGTCGTCGTCAGTCTTCGAGCGGGCGAAGATCGGCAGAAGGATTTCTAACCGACGATGTAGGGAGCGCTTGCGTAGGCACCCGAGTAGTAAGGGTAAGCAGAGTAAGCGTACGGGTATGCGCTGTACGCCGAGTAGGCGGCAACCGGTGCTACAGGCGCGGTGTAGGCGCTGTAGGCAACAGGCGCCGTGTAGGCAGCAACACCCACCAAAGCGCCTCGCTTGTCCCTCGCTTGGGTGTTGGATGGCTCCACGGATTCAACTTCCTGGGGCTTTGTGTCGGCCAGAGCGACGGCGGCGAGGGCCAAGAGCATGACAGCCTGAAATTGAACGAGTGTGAGTAAATTCGTTGAAAGTTCGTTCGAACGAGCAGCGAATTGCAATTTAGTGCACGACTGTAGCAAACTTCAGTTCCGATTTAGCTAAACAAATTTATAGTGAGCTTTTGGACACTGTTTCGGATTAGGAACAGAAATGATTTCAATTACTGAATCACTGATGTAAGTGGAAATAAAGAACTGCAGTTTGTATCGCAGAGAGTTTATATTGGAAccgaaataatgaatttttatgtGAATGATTGCAGGAACGGAAACGATTATCTAGACTGCCTTGATGACTGGGGATGAAATTTAATTGCTTTTACTGGTTAGTATTCAAGATATATGTATTGCAAATGTATTATACACTAATTTTTGGGTATGTGGTAATCGGAGACTTGAAATTCTACAATGTAGATTGAAATTCAGCAGTGTTGAATACTTACAACGAAGAATTTCATGTTGGTGGTTGGTTTTGGTTTATTGACTGATGAGTCGATGAGGAGGTCTGAAGACTGTTTGATGCTTCTGAATCCGCGGTGCGGTCTTTATATACCGATTCGATCATCTTTGGCGATCCGTGCATTGATTCCTAAACACTTACCGAGGTTGCAGGACGGTATTGCGTGCGCGTGAGTATTGTCTTCGGGTTTACCTCATGCCACGCATGTTGCGAGGTGGAGTCTTCGCGGTTCTGTTTGTGTGTAGGTGAACAATTTGCGTTTGTGGAAGGCTGCACGTGCCCCAGCACTTGGGCGCATGTATTACCTCCTTCTCGTATAAAGTTGAGCAAGCGGAGAGCCTTGGCTATCCTCCAAATACGATCGAAAGTCTTTTATAATACTTTGGTAATCACAAAGCACTCCAAGGAATGATTGCATTATTTTCTACAAGTCGCAACCGAACTGATCAGTCTATTGTCTTAGATGCAACCGATCGGATTGTTTTACTGTTAAGTATAACTCGATTTTGAGCTCCAACCACAggtaacaaatttttgttcaattatgaatagatttcttgaaaatttattaatactCCATTGCCTTTCGGAAtcctttaaaaaatgaaattaagattcgtaatcagtctGACTTTTGCTGCTGAAATGGcggtaaatttgaatttgtgaaCTGTTAATGGTTGAGCGTTGGCGCATGCGCTTTGCGACGGTTATTGATCGCCGTTCAACACATATACCATATAACCAACAGTTTCTCGAAGTCGAAAGTTAGTCGATACTCGACACAGCCACGATTATGGATGGAGCAGATGCGCAGTAAGCATTTGGAGACCCACCGGGCTCCAGTGACaaagttgaataattatattacgcTCTGAAAAATACTGTAAAATGTCTGCTAGCACGCCGAAATTGTTTTACAAATTGCGATACCCAACTATGATGTGCAGTTTCCTTGTTGGAGCCTACACGGCTTTTACGTTTCGGTAGGCTGTCTTCTTAAATTCGATAATTAAAACTGCCGGATTTTAAACAGGATTTGTTACCTAACCTAACTTTACGCCATTTAACATACCTATAAGTTTTGTACACAAAACCGTTTCCATTTTCAAGATAAAGAAATTCACTGCAGATGCGACTCGAACGATTGACGAGACGTTTTCAAATTGTTATTCCGCACTTCGATGTTCCATCCGTCATGTTTCATCTCATTATTTATGGTTTCAGGCACACTTTAATGGGAGATTTGGAACCGAAACGTGAGATTTTGTTCGCAGAAGACAAAGAAAGTCGAGCTCTCGGAGAGCAGGCAATAAGAGATCATGCGCAACAATCCTGAGCGCCCCCAAGTACAAGTTTTTCATCTTTGCTGTTCAAACTACTCATCATTTGTAAATACGGGGTACTTATGTGCTGATACAGTACTGTTTGTATCTCCAGGATATTGCAGATGCCAGCAGCAATTGTCATTGCCATAcacgttatatttttcttgaTCCACTTAGGTAGACTTAGTTAGATACAATACTATACGGcatttatgtatgtacatacagtTATTCTAAAGTATGTCAGgaaatgttttatttaatataggtatataagaAAAGGGTGAAACTAATAATTTACCCTACATGTGTACAGTATTCGAGTTGTATAAAACTGTAATACCTTCTATAAGTTGATAATAATGCGAGCAATCACGTAACGTTTTTATCTattgatttttcaaccaatctgcatgcaaatatttgaaaccGATTACGTAAAATACCTTGTGAGTTACCTTGAAATTGTGTCGCTTtggttgaaatgaatgtaattGTTTTCGCCGGTCAGTTTATTGCGCAGCTGACGCGAGTGCAGCTCTGGAATACTAATAAACGGTTTGTCAATTCTTGAGATTCACTCGCATCAGCGACGGCATTTTACCGccaacgattttttctttgtatcgTTCAAATAACGTATACGAGTCGTGAAACATCCACGCGTTTCTTGTTTGTTGTTTGTTAAGCGATTATTTTTGCCAAACTTATTATCGCGAATCGCGTGATGTACGATTTCGTATGCACACGGAAGACGAACGGACGTTAATATTGTAGGTGTAACATACGTCGAGAATACATTACACGACCAAAATATTTAGACAACAGAAAATGTATTCGTAAATTCAGCGGTGGTCCGTATATGAATGCATTCTACTTTTGGATTAGAATTCAAATGCCgactccacccaacgcagagaGTTACGCAAGAAATCTCGCTTTGAATTTCTATTCTGTTGacgaattgtttttctttcttttttcttgcttGTTTCACTATTTTCAAGAGGTGATTTCACGTGTGAATATTTATCATATCAATCACAGTACACCGCAAGAAAAAGATGATGAACAATTCTGGGCAGTCGGCCAAAGAATAGAAATGCGGTCATCATCAAAGGACTACGCGAACTCCTGGGATTGGTCTCAGTTTCGATTATTTCACAGGATAACTTTCGTCGCAAGATAATCTTGACGCGTGCGAATACTCTTCGCTGGGAAAACGACTTGGCAATCCAATCTTGGATGCGTCGGTCGTTATTCGTCGAGCCAATCAGACGTCCACCAGAACTGCAGATTCTAttcattgagaaaaaatgagtCCGCTTATTTATGGAACTATTTTATGTGTAGGATCCAATTCGAAGGAAGTGGTCAGCTCATCGAGGCGCAATGACCGTCCATTCCAATTTCAggaatttcattattaatcAAGGCTCGTGCACGCCCGTAACCGTATTCCCATGAAACAGATGCTCAAGTTTGAAGATAACTTAAATTTAGACTCAGCTTAGAAATAACTCTCGGTCTTTGGAAAAGCTGGAGTGACTCTTGCGAATGTGATAAATGACCGCATGAAATCATACAGTGTCCATTTTATAGAGCAGAACGTAAAAGTTCTGGTGATTAACAATCGCTGGATGTAGGTTTGACGTACTCAGAGTTAGGTGTCATAGACATTAACCAGCGATCGTTAAAAATCACGAATCCCGTATCTCATGTGTCCAGATTACGACAGCGCTAAGCCAACGTCCTGTGATGACTTAAGAAACTTTGATGGTTTCGAAGTTTTACCGCAGATAGGCTCTTTTGTGTATTTTACGACGAGTATaacgtttgtttatttgtacAATACGTGGAACAGATACCATAGATCAATGTGAGGAATGTTTGTTTATAGATGAATCATCATTGTCACGAATTGGGGCTTCGCGACGTGACAGGCGCTAGCCAAGACTGTCTGAGTCGATAATATGGTTATTTTGGCGAGTTACACGCCAGGTGTGATACTAATCAGGTAAAATCAAATGTCAATTATATTTTGGGTATTATCTTGGAATGTAGCAAGAGATACCATTATCCTAATTAATATTTGCATCATGTCAGCGTTACGTGTTGATAACTGGATGTACATAGCTATcaatttcgttttctggaaagcCGTATCACTAAAACTCCAGTTGCCATTTTGGTTCAAAGAtgggaaaaaagaaggaacTCAAGTGCGAATAACTTATGTTGTCATaggttttcttcaaatatcaATGTTAAAATAAGATACGTAACTGTACACTTCTTCATGCtatttaaaacaatttatttttaaatgtcTAATGTAACAACAGATCGGTAGGGTAATCATGGTCGTTGCGATCCGAATGGATTCCACGAAGTTCGAGTTAACCGATAGTATGAATTTCCGGGTACCCGAGATTTCTGGTTTCGCCAATTACCGCAATGAGCGAATCAATAAATTCAAGAGAATTGGGGATAATCTGTTCCGCAGGAAGCAGGAATCCGTAGGTCCCAGTGTCCCTGAATTCGTAGCAATAGACAATCGGAGTTTTGTGGATTGCTTTCACGTAGTCGGTACTGCTACCACTGGCAACATCTGAAAAAAAACCGCAATCGATAGTTCAAAATTCACGACGAATGGTTTCTTCCCTTCAATCAGTCTATGAATTAAGGTATGCGATCACGTCGCGCTTACAAATTGCTTCGGCAGTCGATCCTACGATGTACTCGGTACCATATCTTCTGGCCAAAGCCGCGGCCGCAATTTCCCCGACATGCATCTGCAAGAATGTCATTATCATGGCTCTTGCACTTAAAAAACCGCGCTGGTAAAAGTCATCGCGAGTATTATATAATACTTACAGCTTCCTCATAGTTGTCCAAATGATCGTAGGTGTATCCGTACGGCAGTAAAATCAGCTGGCTGTAACTGTGTATACtcaaataaatgtaaaatttatcGCTGACCGTGGCGATGTAGTCGGCCAACGCCTTGACCTCAACCTCGGAAAATGGTTCGGAACCAGCGTAAGTCTCGCTGCAGGAATTGTTGCTAGCTCCGCCGTTGgctaggaagaaaaaatatctcgtCCGCTTATTCAACAACCTAAATTACCTGCGCCGTCACACTTATCATGTTCGGAGAAGAATCGAGTGTTCGAATAGAACGTAAGACAAGTTCTGATGATTACCTAGCCAGTAATAGTCCCAGTTTCTGTTCGGGTCGGCACCCCAACAGTCATTGTCGTACGGTTGTCTCGTTTTCCGCCACATCCTGTtctgtaataaatatatttgacaaaatttgtATCAGTACCAAACTGGAGAAGGTATCCACCACTAATAAGCATTGAGGTGACCAACCGTTGTATGAGTGTATTCATAACCGTCGGGATTTGTACTTGGAAATATAAACCAGTTATGAGCCCTGGCGATCAGGTTGAACGCGTCGTTTGTAGACGTCAGGATTTCGTTCGTCAGATAGGTGACGGTGGCTGGAGTTATCCACTCGCGAGCATGGATGCCTAGAGATTTTTTGGCGGAACGTTAACAGGTTGTAAATTAGTTAGGCGAATTTGAGTCGGCTGCTTGTAAATCACGAAGCGAGGATCGCTACGGATTATAATCGTTCGTACGTACCTCCTTCGATGAAAATTCCAGGATTATCTTCATCGAACGTGATCTTGATCCCCTTTATTAATCGACCCTCGTACGAATTTCCAATAACGATCACCTCCACGAGGTCTGGATAAGTCTCCGCTAATTCGTCGAGCCAATTGTATATCTACAATATCACAGGCACCAAAGATGTATTGCGGTAATATACAGTGAACATTTGTC is a genomic window containing:
- the LOC107218192 gene encoding PHD finger protein rhinoceros; translated protein: MNLLSIFIALTLSLACTFAEESKSSDVTKLEVVDLGEVSDESDVKISESQRKRDSGYVYNRPDRLTAGQRFNGHGYRQGSNGYRAKIVSRYPSQSQRPFTSYGTPVQSEPVRRPSIQYSGPQSGSFGGHQNHLRPQQGQFSGQQNQQNQQNQYSSGQFAQQSNGFFSQRVPSPVRHVDFVPPNPIASQNDQPFGSNTALYLPPQNQELPTYSTPSKFQAGQQSFQHQIQSVNFQQQDQTASFQDQSSNQGVISDAANFLSQNAQAISQLYGAPATDQNFAPNNEDFSGGSNQIQGVTGPSLEHNNQFQNQQFRNVQSAQRFQGSLPSYASGTLGPEESLEQIQSKEKDRLIAELQTLLSQSQSQNAASAELIGQYAQSHGNYIENQKLLAAISSQLQNQQKYNNGGQNANPGGSFGPANTAFGQAPFVPGTSTSPTFTLGYGLTTQQTPTTTTTTTTTTASPIPPSQSPAGSSQSGSSVPAPSAPPASNPNFPQYGGFVPSLIGSPGFVGALPSYGTVGSGFVPAPVQPAESSPTHFGLPIPQDPNAAQQPQTPGSSHHPPQPVALPSSPSFVTRPAALPVQPVHPVHPLQPVHPVQPIAPLHPISTTLHGVQQFHPILNQPLQPVASPVHPVLPAVAPVHTAPVAAHPSYGIQPGVFNPLLYKPVKNVYPVYYYPNLPYQVQKPALPTYPWSYAPSYAQAKPAQIWK
- the LOC107218154 gene encoding uncharacterized protein LOC107218154, coding for MKFFVAVMLLALAAVALADTKPQEVESVEPSNTQARDKRGALVGVAAYTAPVAYSAYTAPVAPVAAYSAYSAYPYAYSAYPYYSGAYASAPYIVG
- the LOC107218175 gene encoding zinc carboxypeptidase isoform X2 — protein: MVSPEREDEILSTFESVGISYKTLIEDVQTLVENENPEIGWSLRADEATSLNWTAYHRLDVIYNWLDELAETYPDLVEVIVIGNSYEGRLIKGIKITFDEDNPGIFIEGGIHAREWITPATVTYLTNEILTSTNDAFNLIARAHNWFIFPSTNPDGYEYTHTTNRMWRKTRQPYDNDCWGADPNRNWDYYWLANGGASNNSCSETYAGSEPFSEVEVKALADYIATVSDKFYIYLSIHSYSQLILLPYGYTYDHLDNYEEAMHVGEIAAAALARRYGTEYIVGSTAEAIYVASGSSTDYVKAIHKTPIVYCYEFRDTGTYGFLLPAEQIIPNSLEFIDSLIAVIGETRNLGYPEIHTIG
- the LOC107218175 gene encoding zinc carboxypeptidase isoform X1, producing the protein MKAIPLFSVACAVLIVGVALPTPEEGYKRYDGHKVYRVTASTREHLNLLKFIEDQAKEGILFWTSAGALNSDVDVMVSPEREDEILSTFESVGISYKTLIEDVQTLVENENPEIGWSLRADEATSLNWTAYHRLDVIYNWLDELAETYPDLVEVIVIGNSYEGRLIKGIKITFDEDNPGIFIEGGIHAREWITPATVTYLTNEILTSTNDAFNLIARAHNWFIFPSTNPDGYEYTHTTNRMWRKTRQPYDNDCWGADPNRNWDYYWLANGGASNNSCSETYAGSEPFSEVEVKALADYIATVSDKFYIYLSIHSYSQLILLPYGYTYDHLDNYEEAMHVGEIAAAALARRYGTEYIVGSTAEAIYVASGSSTDYVKAIHKTPIVYCYEFRDTGTYGFLLPAEQIIPNSLEFIDSLIAVIGETRNLGYPEIHTIG